A window of Pseudophryne corroboree isolate aPseCor3 chromosome 12, aPseCor3.hap2, whole genome shotgun sequence contains these coding sequences:
- the BMP4 gene encoding bone morphogenetic protein 4, with protein sequence MIPGNRMLMVILLCQVLLGGTSHASLIPETGKKKVAEIQGQSGGRRSAQSHELLRDFEATLLQMFGLRKRPQPSKEVVVPAYMRDLYRLQSAEEEDDLQEISLEYPERPTSRANTVRSFHHEEHLENIPGTVENTSVRFFFNLSSIPENEVISSAELRLYREQVDHWPTWEEGFHRINIYEVMKPLSANGQVVTRLLDTRLIHHNVTRWESFDVSPAIMRWTRDKEINHGLAVEVTYLNQTKTYQGKHVRISRSLLPQVNTDWSQMRPLLITFSHDGRGHALTRRSKRSPKQRTRKKNKNCRRHALYVDFSDVGWNDWIVAPPGYQAYYCHGDCPFPLADHLNSTNHAIVQTLVNSVNSSIPKACCVPTELSAISMLYLDEYDKVVLKNYQEMVVEGCGCR encoded by the exons ATGATTCCTGGTAACCGAATGCTGATGGTCATTTTATTATGCCAAGTCCTGCTAGGAGGCACTAGCCATGCAAGTCTCATCCCCGAGACCGGGAAGAAGAAAGTGGCCGAGATTCAGGGCCAATCGGGCGGAAGGAGGTCCGCTCAGAGCCATGAGCTCTTACGGGACTTTGAGGCTACCCTGCTGCAGATGTTTGGCCTCCGGAAGCGCCCGCAGCCCAGCAAGGAGGTAGTGGTGCCCGCATACATGCGGGATTTGTATCGGCTACAGTCAGCAGAGGAAGAGGACGACCTACAGGAGATCAGCCTGGAGTATCCGGAGAGGCCAACCAGCCGCGCCAACACTGTGAGGAGCTTCCATCATGAAG AACACTTGGAGAACATACCAGGAACGGTGGAAAACACCAGTGTCCGTTTCTTCTTCAATCTCAGCAGCATTCCGGAGAATGAGGTGATTTCCTCTGCTGAGCTAAGACTTTACAGGGAGCAGGTAGACCATTGGCCTACGTGGGAAGAAGGCTTCCACAGGATAAATATATATGAAGTCATGAAGCCTCTAAGCGCAAATGGACAGGTGGttactaggctactggacaccaggcTGATCCACCACAATGTGACCCGGTGGGAAAGTTTTGACGTAAGCCCTGCGATTATGAGGTGGACTCGAGACAAGGAGATAAACCATGGGCTTGCAGTTGAGGTAACTTACCTCAATCAGACTAAAACGTATCAGGGGAAGCACGTCAGGATTAGCCGATCTTTATTACCTCAAGTCAATACAGACTGGTCACAGATGAGGCCACTTTTAATCACATTTAGCCATGATGGCAGGGGACATGCCCTGACCAGGAGGTCAAAAAGAAGCCCAAAACAGAGAACccgcaaaaaaaacaaaaattgcCGTAGGCATGCCCTGTATGTGGATTTCAGCGATGTTGGCTGGAACGATTGGATTGTGGCACCCCCTGGATATCAGGCTTATTACTGCCATGGCGATTGTCCCTTTCCCTTGGCTGACCACCTGAACTCAACCAACCACGCTATTGTGCAAACTCTGGTTAACTCGGTCAACTCAAGCATCCCAAAAGCGTGCTGCGTTCCTACAGAACTGAGCGCCATTTCCATGCTCTACTTGGATGAGTATGACAAAGTTGTCCTCAAAAACTATCAGGAGATGGTGGTAGAGGGGTGTGGATGCCGTTGA